DNA from Nymphaea colorata isolate Beijing-Zhang1983 chromosome 4, ASM883128v2, whole genome shotgun sequence:
CAGAATCATCGTAGTTGAAACCAAACTCGAATCTTACACAACAAATGTTTATACAAATGATTATGCCTACGTACATACATTACAAAAGGAGCGGAGGGCAACGgtctttaaaaaattaagaataataATAGGAGGTGACAAGGGGCAGCTGCATGTACCTTATTCAATCCTTTCCCCTGTTCCCCTCcaaaggggagagagagagaaagcgagaggcCACCATGGACATTGAACCATTGAGGGCCACAATCAAACAGTTAATGGAATCGCATACGGACGAAATCAGACACAATGTCGTCTATCAAGTTCTTGAAGAGGTCGTTCTCTATCTCTTTCCCAATAACGTCGATCTCCACCCACTCCAACTGCAACCAATCCCACCCTCTGCCGGCCACCTCTTTCTTCAACAACTTGTCCACACAATCCCGGCACTCGGTCGCCGTTACCCCCGTTGACACCGCTTCCTCCCCTGAGAAAATCTTCTTCACCCTCCTCCATACCTCCTCTACCAGCTCGTTCCCTGCTAGGGTCATGCCTTTGCCAGTCCAAATCCTGGCCCGCAGCCACGGATTGACATCTAAAGCTGGTCCTGCCATGTCCAGGAGGGCTGTGTTCATGCAGTCAAACAAAAGCTTTCTTTCCAACACAGCTCGCCGCAGTTTTGCAGCTTCACTCATGGCCGCATTGATATTGATAAAGCGTTCGTTCCAATCATCAAAACCATCCAGTAAGGAAGGGTCTAAAGGACTGCTTGGGGAGTGCCACCTTTCCAAAAAGACGGTAGTGGCAGGTTGTTTTCCATCCAAGCCAGCAGCTGTGAGCACATTCTCCACAAATAGGAAGCGTTGTTCTTCTTCGACAACCATACTGGCAATTGTTGCAGCTTCTGGCCCTATGTTCTTTCCTAGTCGGCCATCCACAGGGATGGGGTCGTCCCATGACAATATGGTAGCCAATGATTCCGGTGAAGATACCCGACTTGTGCCCATTTTGAGGGGAAGAGATCCATGACGAGCTGTAACCCGAGAAATCACGTCAGGGAATTCAGGGGGCAAGATAAAGGATGAAGTTAAGATTAAAATGTTTTTTCGGTTCGTGATGAACTCACCTTCTGACTCCGAGATGCTCCTTCCAACTCCGGTTGGGCTAAGTTCATCCTCAAATGGTGGTTCCAACACCGAAACAGGACTTGGTTGCTCTGCATTCTCACTCGGAATGTCTCCTTGTTCTGCCTGCTCGAGGATGGGCGGCAAATACAAAGCAACAACTAGAAAATCAGCACACTGACCAGTAAAAACATTTAACCAAGTTTTATGTCAGCATAAGTCACACAAGGATATAGTTGAAACAGAATTTCATATTTCAATTGAATATGCTTCAACCACAAAGTTTCTGGctttaatgagaaaaataaaaaccaataagcaattaaataagaaaataggtTTGTCATCCTTGGAAGGAAAACATGACCTCTGTATGGAAAGAGTTCTCATGTGCACGTGAATGTGTGTCACATTAATCAAAATACCCAGAAAAAAATGGTACCTTGACAAAGCCGCCTCCTTTTTGTCCATACGGTGACAAAGTTGAAGCAGGTGTTCTGCATAATTCGTCTGAACTTTGCCAAGGAGATTGACCGTCTCCACGATTATTTCTAACAGGGAGCTGCTGCAAATCATGGGCACCATTACAAATCTCTTTGTTAGCCTGGCAGCTTTCACTTGAGGGAGAGGGGGATGGAAGACATTTCTCTTTGCTCGACTTCCTATTCTTTGAGAAGAACAAACTCGAGACTTTTCCCCTGAATGACTTCCCACTCTTTGGTTTCTCTGTTTTTGCTAAGGCATTTGCACTTCAGCCTTAGAAGCCTCGCTTCTGAGGCACAGAAGCAACAGCATTTGAAGACTTGACCTCAATAGGTTTCTGAAGGAACCTTCCCCAGCACCATCCTCTACAGCCTTGTCGCTAGAAACAAAGCTCGACTCTTGAACATCATTTTGAGCATGCATCCTGCCGCTTGACATGGAAGGAGATTCCTCGCTAGTCTCCCCAACTGAGTCCGTCGGATTTTTCACTTCAGGTATAGCAAGCATTTCGCCTAAAGTACTCGAGCTCCTCCTTAGATGCCTGTATTCAGGATTACCACATGCTATCAACGCCCACCGCTCTGAAAGTCGTTTCTTGGCTTCTCTGCTCACTGAAGACTCTGGTGAACAAGACGCCCTGCTCAAGGAAGACGATGAATAAGGACTGCATCTGTTGATGAACTCCCATGAATGCCTCGAGGTTGGGGTCATAACATCAGAATCACTAAGATTGCCCCCCTCAACATATTCATTATCTGATCTATTGAATGAGCTCTCATCTCCAACATAGCCATTTGATAAATTAGATGAGATCATTGGCTCATCTCTTGTACCAAATGCATGCATTGCCTGGTTGATCATGCTTCCAGGCGTATGGGCTCCCTCTATCCCTTGAGAATCATTGTTTTCTTCTGCTGCAGAATCAAAATATTCTTCCGGACTGCTCGAAAATGAATCTCTACCGCGGGGCCCAGGTGACAGAGGTGGTGATGTGATCGCCGTTCTTATGTCCTGGGTCATCCTAGCACTAGGCTTCAAGACCACTATTT
Protein-coding regions in this window:
- the LOC116253283 gene encoding uncharacterized protein LOC116253283, which gives rise to MAEFHRKKSNGYKRSYPGCMGGMVNLFDLGVSGNKLLADRPHSHGSDLSGSRLEISKKAPDPTVYDDEYLKEKPQIAYEPRRGSLNKTANGTPMKMLLAQELSKEVDPKRKPPSVVARLMGLDAVPAQAPVSARQKNKSEGFLESTTLRNQEHCRHLSIELDTFNRSRSGPRYQRREHDSEVKRLPDRSLSHSSISEKEECKDVYEVWQSSKMEKIGHGSLQKATYDDLDEKRMDVVRQKFMEAKRLATDEKLRQSKEFQDALEVLSSNRDLFLKFLQESNPLFSKQLNNLQTVEPPVQSKRITVLKPSKKVARNGSWEQLKVGERCVTSESKTGHCGRTQELVHHSPKKQQLSKAKGLEQNRVERNSVFDNQNGFHVRPPGKADSASRPTKIVVLKPSARMTQDIRTAITSPPLSPGPRGRDSFSSSPEEYFDSAAEENNDSQGIEGAHTPGSMINQAMHAFGTRDEPMISSNLSNGYVGDESSFNRSDNEYVEGGNLSDSDVMTPTSRHSWEFINRCSPYSSSSLSRASCSPESSVSREAKKRLSERWALIACGNPEYRHLRRSSSTLGEMLAIPEVKNPTDSVGETSEESPSMSSGRMHAQNDVQESSFVSSDKAVEDGAGEGSFRNLLSANALAKTEKPKSGKSFRGKVSSLFFSKNRKSSKEKCLPSPSPSSESCQANKEICNGAHDLQQLPVRNNRGDGQSPWQSSDELCRTPASTLSPYGQKGGGFVKAEQGDIPSENAEQPSPVSVLEPPFEDELSPTGVGRSISESEARHGSLPLKMGTSRVSSPESLATILSWDDPIPVDGRLGKNIGPEAATIASMVVEEEQRFLFVENVLTAAGLDGKQPATTVFLERWHSPSSPLDPSLLDGFDDWNERFININAAMSEAAKLRRAVLERKLLFDCMNTALLDMAGPALDVNPWLRARIWTGKGMTLAGNELVEEVWRRVKKIFSGEEAVSTGVTATECRDCVDKLLKKEVAGRGWDWLQLEWVEIDVIGKEIENDLFKNLIDDIVSDFVRMRFH